DNA from Candidatus Angelobacter sp.:
GGCGGTTTCTCGGGAGGCGGGTTTTCCGGTGGTGGCGGCAGTTTCGGTGGTGGCGGTGCCAGTGGCAGTTGGTAGGAAAGCATGAAACCGAAAGAATTCGTTGATCAACTCGACGACGGCAAAATCGTGGCTGCGATTGCCGAGGCCGAGCGCAAGACCTCCGGCGAGGTTCGCGTTTATGTTTCGCACCGGCAAAGAGAGGATGCACTGGTGGCGGCGAAGGCCCGGTTTGCGAAGCTCGGCATGGCGCGCACTCGTCATCGGAACGCCGTGCTGATTTACTTTGCGCCGCTGACCCACAAGTTTGCCCTCTGGGGCGATGTGGAAGTGCACAAAAAATGCGGCGAAGAATTCTGGCAGGAAATTGCCGGGCGAATGGCCGCCGCTCTGAAGAACGGCCGGTTTACCGAAGCGGTCGTCCTGGCAGTCCAAAGCGTGGGCGAAGTTCTCGCGCGGCATTTCCCTCGCGACCCGGACGATAAAGA
Protein-coding regions in this window:
- a CDS encoding TPM domain-containing protein; translated protein: MKPKEFVDQLDDGKIVAAIAEAERKTSGEVRVYVSHRQREDALVAAKARFAKLGMARTRHRNAVLIYFAPLTHKFALWGDVEVHKKCGEEFWQEIAGRMAAALKNGRFTEAVVLAVQSVGEVLARHFPRDPDDKDELPNKVERD